A window of Argopecten irradians isolate NY chromosome 1, Ai_NY, whole genome shotgun sequence contains these coding sequences:
- the LOC138315650 gene encoding cdc42 homolog: MRSWQFPLEFQDHLIKHPGNRNPERPVIEGSGQVIMQTIKCVVVGDGAVGKTCLLISYTTNKFPSEYVPTVFDNYAVTVMIGGEPYTLGLFDTAGQEDYDRLRPLSYPQTDVFLVCFSVVSPSSFENVKEKWVPEITHHCQKTPFLLVGTQLDLRDDATTIEKLAKNKQKPITIEQGEKLARELKAVKYVECSALTQKGLKNVFDEAILAALEPPEPPKKKKCVLL; the protein is encoded by the exons ATGCGCAGTTGGCAATTTCCGTTGGAGTTTCAAGACCATTTGATAAAACACCCCGGAAATCGAAATCCAGAAAG ACCTGTGATTGAAGGATCTGGTCAAGTCATAATGCAAACGATTAAGTGTGTGGTTGTTGGTGATGGTGCGGTGGGTAAAACTTGTTTACTGATCTCCTACACAACAAACAAGTTTCCATCTGAATATGTCCCTACA GTATTTGATAACTATGCAGTGACGgtaatgattggcggagagccgtacACACTGGGGCTATTTGATACCGCCGGACAGGAGGACTACGATAGACTTCGACCACTCAGTTACCCACAAACTGACGTCTTTCTAGTCTGTTTTTCAGTAGTTTCACCATCATCATTTGAAAATGTGAAAGAAAAG TGGGTGCCAGAAATCACACATCATTGTCAGAAAACGCCATTCTTATTGGTTGGAACCCAGTTAGATTTAAGAGATGATGCTACAACTATAGAAAAATTAGCCAAGAATAAACAAAAGCCTATTACCATAGAACAAGGAGAGAAACTGGCCCGAGAACTAAAAGCTGTGAAATATGTGGAATGTTCTGCTCTAACCCAG AAAGGACTAAAGAATGTGTTTGATGAGGCCATTCTAGCAGCTTTGGAGCCCCCAGAGCCACCCAAGAAGAAGAAGTGTGTGCTGTTATAA
- the LOC138308834 gene encoding 60S ribosome subunit biogenesis protein NIP7 homolog, with protein MRPLTDEETKIFFEKLSKYIGENIKLLLDRPDGSYCFRLHRDRVFYVSIIKVWVKLSDLISVFPLQYKLWYKLWVKLSDLISVFPLQYKYKYKVWYKVWVKLSDLISVFPLQYKYKVCIKLSDLITCVSFTVKSDLISVFPLQYKYKLWVKLSDLISVFPLQYKVWLPVFLLQYKVWVKPSAEQQFVYGHHVMKSGLGRITENTPQYQGVVVYNMNDLPLGFGVAAKSTQECRHTDPMTLVAFHQADIGEFIRNEDTLV; from the exons ATGAGACCGCTTACAGACGAAGAGACGAAAATATTTTTCGAAAAACTATCTAAATA CATTGGTGAGAACATAAAGTTATTGCTAGATCGTCCTGATGGATCATACTGCTTCAGACTACACAGAGACAGAGTCTTTTATGTCAG TATAATTAAGGTGTGGGTAAAGCTGAGTGATTTGATATCTGTGTTTCCGTTACAGTACAAGTTGTGG TACAAGTTGTGGGTAAAGCTGAGTGATTTGATATCTGTGTTTCCGTTACAGTATAAG TATAAG TACAAGGTGTGG TACAAGGTGTGGGTAAAGCTGAGTGATTTGATATCTGTGTTTCCGTTACAGTATAAG TACAAGGTGTGCATAAAGCTGAGTGATTTGATTACCTGTGTTTCCTTTACAGTAAAGAGTGATTTGATATCTGTGTTTCCGTTACAGTATAAG TACAAGTTGTGGGTAAAGCTGAGTGATTTGATATCTGTGTTTCCGTTACAGTATAAGGTGTGG TTACCTGTGTTTTTGTTACAGTATAAGGTGTGGGTAAAGCCGAGTGCTGAGCAGCAGTTTGTGTATGGTCACCACGTCATGAAGTCGGGCCTTGGCAGGATCACAGAAAACACACCACAGTACCAAGGGGTTGTTGTGTACAACATGAATGATTTACCACTG GGCTTCGGAGTTGCAGCCAAGTCAACACAAGAATGCCGACACACTGACCCAATGACCCTTGTTGCCTTCCATCAGGCAGATATTGGAGAATTTATCAGAAATGAGGACACCTTAGTGTAG
- the LOC138315660 gene encoding mRNA export factor GLE1-like produces the protein MTAQSVLTKGKFHDFTFRRTISASPGNDSDAVGSALGGRVPMYMDGASPAVIRLTHSGSTSKPTSAFSTISTRNNLFDINETIVVQESNVSVASPHSGQRAIQSHSQPLVFPERTPSTDGIITVKQSLSQIQNSRALDVADIHSLLTSEANRRPPSSRQRVVRENTSKDIKPPDHEFTDLARCKTATTVKSGFIEESDNHTCPSDEDDRDEDNNDQIEEKDNLANTFPLTGNPYLQEPDIAINVPNKSSTKKGKKNRKRSKSTLSSKMKVKLQTSNRLYQQGKMKMIPPATKVKTDKETTNRISANDSSFSNLTSVLQAQCKPITLTKQEQVPVSPSKHSHRSGAMSEILRPKIAQIDALKPYSKSSGGSRRGVDSQASPDKLPQMTINNLVQQNPCQEPSVHTSSGSDLLNTSKSLLHNENRVTYYQTSVNEVAKVTKVYLSEKHSGTMKDLGMEYPCAPPATPTPDQLKKVEYVHSMNDIRAQRAVKLKLQVLEKEASKKMEKQKEEKARQEKLQMKDREKELKMKQRNEIYALNKAMTELEQQRFQEFCAKKGIVL, from the exons ATGACTGCACAATCAGTTCTAACGAAGGGTAAATTCCACGATTTTACATTTCGAAGGACAATTTCAGCATCCCCAGGGAATGATTCAGATGCTGTAGGGAGTGCCCTAGGGGGACGTGTCCCCATGTATATGGACGGCGCTAGCCCTGCTGTCATCAGATTAACACACTCTGGCTCTACCAGCAAACCAACATCAGCTTTTTCAACTATTTCCACAAGGAACAATTTATTTGACATCAATGAAACAATTGTTGTACAGGAATCTAATGTGTCGGTTGCCAGTCCTCATTCAGGCCAAAGGGCGATACAATCTCATTCACAGCCTCTTGTTTTCCCAGAGAGAACGCCGTCTACAGATGGTATTATTACGGTAAAGCAGTCATTATCACAAATACAGAACAGTCGTGCATTAGATGTAGCTGATATCCATTCATTATTAACATCCGAAGCGAACCGAAGACCACCATCGTCAAGACAACGTGTAGTTCGTGAAAACACATCCAAAGACATCAAGCCACCTGATCATGAGTTCACAGATCTTGCGAGATGCAAAACGGCCACCACAGTAAAAAGTGGTTTTATCGAAGAGAGCGACAATCATACTTGCCCTTCAGATGAAGATGATAGAGATGAAGACAATAATGATCAAATTGAAGAGAAGGACAATTTAGCAAATACCTTTCCTTTAACTGGAAATCCTTATCTGCAGGAACCTGACATAGCCATCAACGTGCCAAATAAATCATCCACAAAGAaag GTAAAAAGAACAGAAAAAGATCAAAATCTACACTGAGTTCGAAAATGAAAGTGAAACTACAGACAAGTAATAGACTTTACCAGCAGGGCAAGATGAAGATGATACCACCAGCAACAAAAGTGAAAACAGACAAAGAGACAACAAATAGAATCTCTGCAAATGACAGTTCATTTTCAAATCTTACTAGTGTTCTACAAGCGCAGTGTAAACCTATAACATTAACAAAACAGGAACAAGTTCCAGTTTCACCATCAAAACATTCTCATAGGTCTGGTGCTATGTCAGAAATCTTGAGGCCCAAAATTGCTCAAATTGATGCTTTGAAGCCTTACAGTAAATCATCAGGAGGATCAAGAAGAGGAGTAGATTCTCAAGCTTCTCCTGATAAATTGCCTCAAATGACAATTAATAATCTAGTGCAACAAAATCCATGTCAAGAACCAAGTGTACATACTTCTTCAGGTAGCGATTTACTAAATACCTCAAAGTCTTTACTTCATAATGAAAACCGTGTAACTTATTATCAGACATCAGTCAATGAAGTCGCCAAGGTGACAAAAGTGTACTTATCCGAGAAACATTCTGGTACAATGAAGGACTTGGGAATGGAGTATCCCTGTGCACCTCCTGCTACACCAACACCTG ATCAACTGAAGAAGGTGGAATATGTCCATAGCATGAATGACATCAGG GCACAAAGAGCAGTCAAATTAAAGCTTCAAGTGTTAGAAAAGGAAGCTAGTAAAAAGATGGAGAAACAAAAGGAGGAAAAGGCGAGACAGGAGAAACTTCAAATGAAGGATAGAGAGAAggaattaaaaatgaaacaacGAAATGAG ATTTATGCCCTGAATAAAGCCATGACAGAGTTAGAACAACAAAGATTTCAAGAATTTTGTGCGAAGAAGGGAATAGTTTTAtga